The following are encoded together in the Vigna angularis cultivar LongXiaoDou No.4 chromosome 9, ASM1680809v1, whole genome shotgun sequence genome:
- the LOC108346685 gene encoding protein NRT1/ PTR FAMILY 5.4-like isoform X2, with protein sequence MSSWPSEVKVPCVLYSTKSSYDQKFQGLMLLWTSTLPVPSAIGSAFAAIVFLGIGKSGQKLSENFLEYQFEEKIKPKKQGGKDGSTQDRNERSLGHTIFVNIWLFFPLVVGYIITVCLDFVFHDATLEDLFRFSALLMGATHLLFLIGSLGYSRQELPVESDLSKIHRIFITALRKLSLKYPTSSNSYYWKGYKQQHTYTRGEGVRLLPRVPRLFRWLDKAAIVKSEEEEDSRHHRESIDTQEKKKKICTVKDVRDVKSLVHIIYLGLTIFPYSLLIASGDTFFVAQASELKSVMNKRGNDISILFLIKSVATDMSEFTCFLISLPFRKKQKSRVARFIWERKAATIMRIGFGITCAVICGIIAWQVEMRRLSSKFTTVALVPQFVLLGMTEGLVDGGIERLFDDHVAKSLSNFEDSFSELVVGGGKLLIIPIVWIFSGWIKETIDDSHLDRYYLMLAIMNAVLLLAFAYYSVTYAYKEVCPEDEKVTTEERVDHAHQPDSEDAYQENTYPLKMGKSGSFP encoded by the exons ATGTCCTCATGGCCTTCTGAAGTGAAGGTACCCTGTGTGCTCTACTCCACCAAGTCATCCTACGACCAAAAATTTCAA GGTTTAATGCTTCTATGGACATCTACATTGCCTGTACCTTCAGCTATTGGTTCGGCCTTTGCGGCCATAGTCTTCCTTGGAATTGGAAAAAGTGGTCAAAAGCTTTCAGAAAATTTCCTTGAGTATcagtttgaagaaaaaattaaaccaaagaAACAAGGGGGAAAAGATGGAAGCACACAAGACAGAAATGAGAGAAGCCTCGGACACACAATTTTTGTTAATATCTGGTTGTTCTTTCCACTGGTTGTTGGATATATCATAACAGTTTGCCTTGATTTCGTCTTCCATGATGCAACACTCGAGGACCTATTCAGATTTTCTGCACTTCTCATGGGAGCGACTCATCTGTTGTTCCTCATCGGTTCTTTGGGTTATAGCCGCCAAGAATTACCCGTTGAAAGCGATCTAAGCAAGATCCATAGAATCTTCATCACAGCTTTACGGAAACTGAGTTTAAAATATCCAACCTCATCGAATTCTTATTACTGGAAGGGCTACAAGCAGCAACACACGTATACTCGTGGTGAAGGAGTAAGGTTATTGCCACGAGTTCCACGGCTATTCAGGTGGTTGGACAAAGCGGCCATAGTTAaatcagaagaagaagaagattcaaGACATCATAGAGAGAGTATTGATacgcaagaaaagaaaaagaagatttgCACTGTGAAGGACGTGAGAGATGTCAAAAGCCTTGTTCATATAATTTACCTTGGCCTTACCATCTTTCCTTATAGTTTACTCATTGCCTCTGGGGACACTTTCTTTGTTGCCCAAGCAAGTGAGTTGAAATCAGTTATGAATAAAAGAGGTAACGATATCTCTATTCTATTCTTGATCAAATCCGTGGCGACTGACATGTCAGAGTTTACTTGTTTTCTCATCAGTCTTCCCTTtcgaaagaaacaaaaatcaaGAGTAGCAAGATTCATTTGGGAAAGAAAAGCAGCGACAATCATGAGGATTGGATTTGGCATTACGTGTGCAGTAATATGCGGCATCATAGCATGGCAAGTGGAGATGCGCAGGTTGTCGTCAAAGTTTACAACAGTGGCTTTGGTTCCGCAATTTGTGTTACTAGGAATGACAGAGGGACTTGTTGACGGGGGAATAGAAAGATTATTCGATGACCATGTAGCGAAATCGTTGTCGAATTTTGAGGATTCGTTTAGTGAGTTGGTGGTTGGTGGTGGAAAACTTCTGATTATACCAATTGTGTGGATTTTCAGCGGGTGGATCAAGGAAACAATCGACGATAGCCATTTGGACAGGTACTATCTGATGTTGGCGATAATGAACGCTGTGCTGCTTCTAGCTTTTGCATACTACTCCGTTACCTATGCATACAAGGAAGTGTGTCCCGAAGATGAGAAGGTAACCACAGAGGAAAGAGTGGATCATGCACATCAACCAGACTCAGAAGACGCCTATCAGGAAAATACCTACCCATTGAAAATGGGAAAGAGTGGATCATTCCCATAA